The sequence CCGAACTCGATCTGGACGACATCGTGGCCGGCCTCCCCGCCGGATGGGACACGCCATTGTCCAGGACCCGGAGCGGGGGCAGCGATCTGTCCGGAGGGCAGTGGCAACGCGTCGCCGCGGCCCGCGCCCAGTACGCGCTTCGCGCCGGCCGGAAGGTCCTGCTGCTGGACGAGCCGACCGCGCATCTGGACACCGACGCCGAGATCGCTGTGTTCCGACGGCTCTGCGCCGCGGCTCGTGGAGCCACGGTCATCCTCATCTCGCACCGGTTGTCCACGGTCCGGTTGGCCGACCGGATCGCCGTCCTGCGTGACGGGTGCATCGGCGAGCCCGCACCGCACGAGCGGCTGATCGCGGAGGACGGCGACTACGCACGGCTCTTCGCCCTTCAGACACGGCAGTTCACGGAGGCGGACGCATGAGGCCCCGCACCGAGGACACGGTGGGAGGACGCGGCCCCGCCGCAGGGGGATCGCGCGCCGTCGCCCGACTGTGCTGGCGCACTGATCGCGTCCGCTGCCTGCTCGTACTCCTCCTGGTGGGAATCGGTGTCGTCGGCCAGCCCGGACTGGGGCTCCTCCTGAGGAACCTGGCGAACGCCGTGGTCGAGGGCGACCAGCGCTCGGCCCTTCGCGACGCCCTGTTCGCCGCCGTGCTGTGGGGGATCACTCATCAGCTCCATGGCATCCGTGGCCTGTTGCTCAACGACATCCGGGCCCTGGCAGGTCTGGCGATCGACGAGGACGTGATCCGGCTGACCACCCGGATCCCGGGCATCTCACATCTGGAGGACCCGCGGAGCCTCGACCGGATCAATGCCGCCCGTGGGGTCACAGTGGTCGATCGGGTGGTCGCCATGGTCGAGACCGCCGGGTCGGTCCTCGGACTCGCCGCAACGATGGCGGTCCTGTCCTCGGTGTCCGGATACCTGATCCTGCTGCTGCCGTTGGCCTTCCCGGTCCTGTGGTTCGAGCGGATCGGCCGAGCCAGACGGCGTCGGGCGCAGGAGCTGATCGCGGAGGAACAACGAACCGCTGACGCCCTGCTGGAAACGGTGCTGGACCCGGTCACCGCCACCGAGCTGCGGGTCACCGGCGCCGGGCCGGTACTCCTGGACCGTTACCAGAACCGTTGGCGACGGGCCACCCGCCTGAGGGCACGAGCCCGCACGGAGTACGCGATACTGATGGCGGCCGGCTACGCCCTCTCGGTGGCCGGGATCGGCTGTGCGCTTGCCGTAGTGGCGTGGCGGATGCGGGCAGGCGAGGCCACGGTCGGCGACCTCGTCCTGCTGCTGGCCGTAGCCCGGCAGCAACAGGGACTGGTGCAGGCGAGCGCGGCCGGCCTGTCACGGATCGCCGAGGCCGCCTACGCCATGCGCTCGTACATCTGGCTGACCGAGCTGGCCACCGCAGGAGCGCCGTCAGGCGCATACGCAGCGGTGCCGGAGCGACTGACGTCCGGGATCTCCCTGTCCGGTGTCTCCTTCGGCTACCCCGGCACGGAGCGCACTGTCCTGAGGGACGTCGCGGTGGAACTGCGGCCCGGAACGGTGGTGGCGCTGGTGGGGGAGCACGGTTCGGGCAAGACCTCGCTGGTCAAGCTGCTGACGGGCATGTACCCACCGTCGGCCGGGAGTATCAGACTCGACGGGCGCCCCCTGACCGGGTACGACCCCGTGCGATGGAGGAACCGCATCTCCTGTGGCTTCCAGGACTTCGTCCGCTTCCAGACCTCGGTTCACGAATCGGTCGGCGTGGGTGATCTACCACGGATCGACGACCTGGACCGGATCCGGCAGGCGGTCCGCCACGGGGCTGCCGAGGACGTCGTCGACGCGCTCGACCATGGCCTGGAAACCCGGCTCGGCACCCTGTTCGGCGGCGTCGGCCTGTCGGGCGGTCAGTGGCAACGGCTGGCCCTGGCCCGGACCTGCATGCGAGAGGCACCCCTGCTCATGGTCCTGGACGAGCCGACGGCGGCACTCGACCCGCGGGGGGAGTACGAGGTCTACCGACGGCAGATCGCCCTGGCGCGGACCCTGGCCGAGCGCGGCGGCACGATCACCCTGATCGTCTCGCACCGCTTCTCCACCGTGCGGGCCGCCGACCTGATCCTCGTGCTGTCCGCAGGGCGGATCGTCGAACGCGGCAGTCACACCGAGCTGCTCGCGGCGGGCGGACGGTACGCCCGGCTCTACGGACGGCAGAGGGCGGCCTACCAGTGACGAAGGTCCGACCGCGGACGGTACCGGGTCGCGGCGCCGCCAGGGTTCGGGCCCTCGCCCGCCCATGTCACCGACAGAAGGCAGTTCATGACGAAAGGCACGACGATCAAGTGAACGAGGACCTGCTCGACCGTGTGCGGACCGTTGTCGTCGCCGCGCTGGCGCCGGACGTTCCGCTGACCGACCTCCGGCCAGACCAGGACCTCTGGACGGCGGGGATGGACTCGATGGCCAGTGTCCGGGTGATGCTGGCTGTCGAGGAGACCTTCGGGATCGAGTTCCCGGAGGAGGCGCTCACCAGGGAGACGCTCGCCAGCGTGACCGCGATCGCCACCGCCCTGCGGGACCTGGCCGGGCCGGCATCGGGGGCTGCGGGATGACGGCCGTCACAACGGATCCTCTGGTCGGCACCGCCCGGGAACTGGCCGCCACCGTGCTGGCCCGTCACGCCGGCGCCGCGGACCGGGACGCGCGGTTCCCCTCGGAGTCCGTCGCGGCCCTGCGCGACGCGAAACTGCTCGGGGCATCGGCCCCGGTGGAACTCGGAGGCTCCGGAGCATCGCTGGAGACGCTTGTCGGAATCGCCCGGGCGCTCGCCCGAAGCTGCGGCTCGACGGCGATGATCTGGGCCATGCATCAGGTGCAGCTCCACTGCGCCTGCCGGTACGGCGCCTCCTCGCCGCTGCTCCGGGAACTGCTGCGCGGCGCCGTCGAGGACCAGTGGCTGATCGCCTCGGTCACCAGCGAGCGGGCCACCGGTGGCGACATCGGCCGCAGCTACGCCGCGGTCGAGGTCACCTCCGACGCGGACGCGCGTGTCGAGAAGGAGGCCACGACTCTCTCCTACGGCGCCGACGCGGGTGCCTACCTGCTGTCCGCCCGCCGATCACCGCATGCGGCGCCGGGCGACCAGGTGGCTGTGCTGCTCCGGCGCGAGGATGTCGTCCTGTCGGACGAGGGCCCCTGGCAGCCGCTGGGCATGCGGGCGACCCGCAGCCCCGGCTACCGCGTGCGCGCGGGTTTCGGTACGTGGCAGATCATGGACACCCCGTTCCACGAGATCGCCTCCAACGCCATGACTCCGCTGTCCCACGTGCTGTGGGCGGCGGTCTGGGCCGGACTGGCGACGGAGGCCGTCGAACGGGCCACGCGGCTCGCCCGCCGACGCCACCACGGTGGCGGGCCGGGCTTCGACCGGTGGTCCCTGGCAGCGGCCCACCGCTCGCTCGCCGTCGTCGACACCCACCTCGACGACGGCGTCCGGCGCGCCGACGAGGTTCTGGCGGGCCGGGCCGCACCCACCACGGCCTTCGCCATGAGGATGAACACGCTGAAGATCGCGGTCTCCGAGCGCGCGCTGACCGCCGCGCTCGAAGCGCTGCGGGTGTGTGGAATGCCGGGCTACGCGGAGACCGGCGAGTACTCGATCGCCCGTATCCTGCGCGATCTCCACTCCGCCCCGCTGATGATCAACAACGACCGGTTGCTGGCGGCCAACGGCGAGCTGGCACTCCTCACGAGGAGCACCGCATGACACCCGTCCACGATTCCCTGGGCCTCGATACCACGGCCCTCTTCGCGAGCACCGGGACACCGGGCATCCCTCTGACATTGCCGCTCGGCCACCGGCTTCTCGCCGCTCTGCGCGCCGGTATCGCCGGCCTCTTCGCCGACCAGGTGATCACCCTCCTCCAAGCACCCCCGGTGGTTCCCTACGACGTGGTGTCCCGGGCCGGGTTCGCCGAAGCCTTTCCCCACCTGGTGGGCTCGGTCCGGCTTCCGGACGAGACGACGGCGACCCGGGAGCTGACGCTGACACCCGCGGCCTGTCACCACGCCTTCTCCCTGCTCGAAGGCCGGCTGGTCACCCTTCCCCTCTGCCTCGGGATCGAGGGAACCTGCTTCCGCGACGAGTCCAGGACCGAGACGGGCCGACTCCGCAGCTTCCGGATGTACGAGCTGGTGTTCCTCGGGGCCCCCGAGTCCGTCTCGAACTGGCTGGACGAAGCCCTGCGCCGTGCGGCCGACTGGTTCGCGGAGATCGGTCTGGGGCACCGGCAAGTGCTCGCGAACGACCCGTTCTTCGGCCGCACAGGCGCACTCCTGGGCAGGCTTCAGCGGGAGGACCGGGCGAAATGGGAACTGCAGATGCCGGTCGGGCCCGGCCTGGACCAGGCCGTGGCGTCCTTCAACCACCACCGCGACCACTTCGGCCGGGCGTTCTCGATCCGGCCGGGCTCCGGCTCGGAACTGCACAGCGCCTGCGCGGCGTTCGGTCTGGACCGTCTGCTCCTGGCCGTCGTCCACGCCCATGGTCCCGATCCTGGTTCCTGGCCGGCCGAACTCGCGACCGCCGTAGCCACCTGACCCCACGGGAGATCCGTCCGATGAGTCCGAACCTTCGAGGAGAGGCCCCAATGGCGGGCGAGGAATCGACTTTCAAGCCGGCACGCGCCGAGGAGCGGCTGTTGCTCGCGCTGGCCCGCCCGGAGCTGACCGAGGAACAGGTGGCCGAATGCCGCACCCTCCTGTCCGGCCGGAGCGCGGAATTCGACTGGGGATTCTTCGTTGATCGGGCGGCGCGCCACCGAATTCTGCCGCTGGTGGGCAGGAATATCGCCCGGAACCGACTGCACCACGCTCCGGACGGAGTCCCGCTCGTTCCCTACCGGTGGCTCTTCGACAGTGCCTACTTCGCCACCGCACAGCG comes from Streptomyces sp. TLI_053 and encodes:
- a CDS encoding ABC transporter ATP-binding protein, which translates into the protein MRPRTEDTVGGRGPAAGGSRAVARLCWRTDRVRCLLVLLLVGIGVVGQPGLGLLLRNLANAVVEGDQRSALRDALFAAVLWGITHQLHGIRGLLLNDIRALAGLAIDEDVIRLTTRIPGISHLEDPRSLDRINAARGVTVVDRVVAMVETAGSVLGLAATMAVLSSVSGYLILLLPLAFPVLWFERIGRARRRRAQELIAEEQRTADALLETVLDPVTATELRVTGAGPVLLDRYQNRWRRATRLRARARTEYAILMAAGYALSVAGIGCALAVVAWRMRAGEATVGDLVLLLAVARQQQGLVQASAAGLSRIAEAAYAMRSYIWLTELATAGAPSGAYAAVPERLTSGISLSGVSFGYPGTERTVLRDVAVELRPGTVVALVGEHGSGKTSLVKLLTGMYPPSAGSIRLDGRPLTGYDPVRWRNRISCGFQDFVRFQTSVHESVGVGDLPRIDDLDRIRQAVRHGAAEDVVDALDHGLETRLGTLFGGVGLSGGQWQRLALARTCMREAPLLMVLDEPTAALDPRGEYEVYRRQIALARTLAERGGTITLIVSHRFSTVRAADLILVLSAGRIVERGSHTELLAAGGRYARLYGRQRAAYQ
- a CDS encoding phosphopantetheine-binding protein, yielding MNEDLLDRVRTVVVAALAPDVPLTDLRPDQDLWTAGMDSMASVRVMLAVEETFGIEFPEEALTRETLASVTAIATALRDLAGPASGAAG
- a CDS encoding acyl-CoA dehydrogenase family protein, producing MTAVTTDPLVGTARELAATVLARHAGAADRDARFPSESVAALRDAKLLGASAPVELGGSGASLETLVGIARALARSCGSTAMIWAMHQVQLHCACRYGASSPLLRELLRGAVEDQWLIASVTSERATGGDIGRSYAAVEVTSDADARVEKEATTLSYGADAGAYLLSARRSPHAAPGDQVAVLLRREDVVLSDEGPWQPLGMRATRSPGYRVRAGFGTWQIMDTPFHEIASNAMTPLSHVLWAAVWAGLATEAVERATRLARRRHHGGGPGFDRWSLAAAHRSLAVVDTHLDDGVRRADEVLAGRAAPTTAFAMRMNTLKIAVSERALTAALEALRVCGMPGYAETGEYSIARILRDLHSAPLMINNDRLLAANGELALLTRSTA
- a CDS encoding aminoacyl--tRNA ligase-related protein; its protein translation is MTPVHDSLGLDTTALFASTGTPGIPLTLPLGHRLLAALRAGIAGLFADQVITLLQAPPVVPYDVVSRAGFAEAFPHLVGSVRLPDETTATRELTLTPAACHHAFSLLEGRLVTLPLCLGIEGTCFRDESRTETGRLRSFRMYELVFLGAPESVSNWLDEALRRAADWFAEIGLGHRQVLANDPFFGRTGALLGRLQREDRAKWELQMPVGPGLDQAVASFNHHRDHFGRAFSIRPGSGSELHSACAAFGLDRLLLAVVHAHGPDPGSWPAELATAVAT